One stretch of Campylobacter sp. CCS1377 DNA includes these proteins:
- a CDS encoding polyprenyl synthetase family protein, whose amino-acid sequence MLELFNNHLEKNLPKVKSFHPFFNEALAVMLKAGGKHFRAQLLLGIVEAKMPSLIPNALGVALALEFIHTYSLIHDDLPAMDNADFRRGTPTLHKTYDETTAILVGDALNTEAFLLLSKLDLKDSVKLKLVNTLAFNAGLNGMIIGQAIDCYFEDKRLNLEELEFLHIHKTARLIAAALKMGCEICELDEKESEKIYQIGLKLGLIFQINDDIIDATMSEEESGKPTKHDEHKNSFVNLLGLEEAINSKNRLKLECEQSLASVDKVIAKMISDLIKQYL is encoded by the coding sequence ATTTTAGAACTTTTCAACAATCATTTAGAAAAAAACTTGCCTAAAGTAAAAAGCTTCCATCCTTTTTTTAATGAAGCTTTAGCAGTAATGTTAAAAGCAGGAGGGAAGCATTTTCGTGCTCAACTTTTACTAGGCATTGTAGAAGCAAAAATGCCAAGTCTTATACCTAATGCTTTGGGTGTAGCTTTGGCATTAGAATTTATCCACACCTATTCACTCATACACGATGATTTACCTGCTATGGATAATGCAGATTTTAGAAGAGGAACTCCAACTTTACATAAAACTTATGATGAAACCACGGCTATTTTAGTGGGTGACGCTTTGAATACTGAAGCTTTTTTGCTTCTTTCAAAACTTGATTTAAAAGATAGCGTGAAATTAAAACTTGTAAATACCCTAGCTTTTAACGCGGGGCTTAATGGTATGATTATAGGTCAAGCAATTGATTGTTATTTTGAAGATAAAAGGCTAAATTTAGAAGAGCTTGAGTTTTTACACATACATAAAACCGCAAGACTTATAGCAGCGGCTTTGAAAATGGGTTGTGAAATTTGTGAGTTAGATGAAAAAGAAAGCGAAAAAATTTATCAAATCGGCTTAAAACTTGGGCTTATTTTTCAAATCAACGATGATATCATCGATGCAACTATGAGTGAAGAAGAAAGTGGAAAGCCCACAAAACACGACGAGCATAAAAATTCTTTTGTGAATTTGCTTGGCTTAGAAGAGGCTATAAATTCAAAAAATCGCTTAAAGCTTGAGTGTGAGCAAAGTTTGGCTAGTGTGGATAAAGTGATCGCAAAAATGATAAGCGATCTAATAAAACAATATCTTTAA